Proteins encoded together in one Pontiella desulfatans window:
- a CDS encoding response regulator transcription factor, which translates to MQKTKIMLVEDNAEYREVIKFALKRYDTIELCAQFGTAEIALRSFQDMAQRTVPDVVLLDLRLPGMDGLEALPHFRKTAPDAKVVILTQSDNEADVLRAISQGASGYLLKSCSMEEIADGIRTVMEGGASLDANVAKFILNTLQAWLPRNEIEVVLTERELDTLTLLSEGLVKKEIADRLNISVTTVATHVAHIYEKFEVQNAPAAIAKAFKLGILPT; encoded by the coding sequence ATGCAAAAAACAAAAATCATGCTCGTTGAAGACAACGCCGAATACCGCGAAGTCATCAAGTTTGCGCTCAAGCGCTACGACACCATTGAACTCTGCGCACAGTTCGGCACGGCCGAGATTGCCCTGCGCAGCTTCCAGGACATGGCGCAGCGCACGGTGCCCGATGTTGTGTTGCTCGACCTCCGCCTGCCCGGCATGGATGGTCTCGAAGCCCTGCCCCATTTCCGGAAAACCGCGCCCGATGCCAAGGTTGTCATCCTGACCCAGTCCGACAACGAAGCCGATGTGCTCCGCGCCATTTCGCAGGGCGCTTCCGGCTACCTGCTCAAAAGCTGTTCCATGGAAGAGATTGCCGACGGCATCCGGACGGTGATGGAAGGCGGTGCCTCGCTGGATGCGAACGTCGCCAAGTTTATCCTGAATACATTGCAGGCTTGGTTGCCCCGCAACGAGATCGAGGTGGTTCTCACGGAACGGGAACTCGATACCCTGACCCTTCTGAGCGAAGGTCTGGTGAAGAAGGAAATCGCCGACCGGCTCAACATCAGCGTCACAACGGTCGCCACCCATGTGGCCCACATCTACGAAAAGTTCGAAGTGCAGAATGCCCCGGCCGCCATTGCCAAGGCCTTCAAGCTAGGCATCCTGCCCACCTAG
- a CDS encoding histidine kinase: MDMLRTTAICAGIAAGVALTAGIVQATDRAGSEARLRYGVQKQSLTRLEQRLAAIDAEIGQLAHYSLRGGVGPVGYRSLNHKEKHPGNAEWIQIELGEETPIDQIVLVPSIWRDTKSGFRADGFPLGFQILAGTGADTNGTVIATYSEADRLLPRIAPLLVPCRTKASWIRVEAHELSPRAWDGQYNLQLAEILVFHGQENVALHQTVKTSSHGRGEGNSRKARFAVDGFLPYLMDAYQGEQSIAYVSKLGIGDHPILTVDLGQPFPLNRIHLHATDLSDTIPHSTPADFGIPNKLTVEGANLADFSDAVPLLEYQQNSVFDVGPIITWRFPEKVFRHVRLVVDEPYTGSEPLSRGSQIGFAEIELFSNGRNVARGKQFTANFEPSTRERRIAALTDGMNLYGKILPTRDWLEELARRHDLEAERPIIAEELSRRYAQQKINLHRMGWLAVLLAAGIVCVVVVDRMIRQRAIYRTRERIAADLHDELGANLHAIGLLGGIAESSVDERDDLIETVRRIRALTQRTGAATRLCTNMLEANGLCEDLVEEMKRASYRLLADLEHHISIEGGELLAQMKPRRRIDLFLFYKECLTNIIRHSGATQATTQLTVTEKRIKLTICDNGRGIDDINTNKIPPSLKRRARLLGAQVSAERLEPGGTCIHLNLKRRNWIPFPKNHS, from the coding sequence ATGGATATGTTACGAACTACAGCCATCTGCGCCGGCATTGCTGCCGGGGTTGCCCTGACCGCCGGCATTGTCCAAGCAACGGACAGGGCCGGCAGCGAGGCCAGGCTGCGCTATGGTGTGCAGAAACAATCCCTGACCCGACTCGAACAACGCCTTGCGGCGATCGACGCGGAAATCGGGCAGCTCGCCCACTACAGCCTGCGCGGGGGCGTGGGCCCCGTGGGATACCGCTCGCTCAACCATAAAGAGAAGCATCCGGGCAACGCGGAATGGATCCAGATCGAACTGGGCGAAGAAACGCCCATCGACCAAATCGTGCTCGTACCCTCCATTTGGCGCGACACCAAATCGGGTTTCCGGGCGGATGGCTTTCCTCTGGGGTTCCAAATCCTTGCGGGAACGGGGGCCGACACCAACGGCACCGTAATCGCCACCTACAGCGAAGCAGACCGCTTGCTTCCCCGCATTGCGCCGTTGCTGGTGCCGTGCCGCACCAAGGCCTCCTGGATCCGTGTGGAGGCACACGAGCTTTCGCCCCGCGCATGGGATGGCCAATACAACCTCCAGCTGGCCGAAATCCTGGTGTTCCACGGGCAAGAAAACGTGGCGCTGCACCAAACCGTGAAAACGTCTTCCCATGGCCGGGGAGAAGGCAACTCCAGAAAAGCACGGTTCGCGGTGGATGGTTTCCTGCCGTATCTCATGGACGCCTACCAGGGGGAACAAAGCATCGCCTATGTGAGCAAGCTGGGTATTGGCGATCACCCCATCCTAACCGTCGACCTGGGGCAGCCGTTCCCGCTCAACCGGATTCACCTGCATGCCACCGACCTGAGCGATACCATCCCCCACTCCACCCCCGCCGATTTCGGCATTCCGAATAAGCTCACGGTGGAAGGCGCCAACCTGGCGGACTTTTCGGATGCCGTGCCGTTGCTGGAATACCAGCAGAATTCCGTATTCGACGTGGGGCCGATCATCACATGGCGCTTCCCGGAAAAAGTCTTCCGCCATGTCCGGCTGGTTGTCGACGAGCCCTATACCGGCAGCGAACCCCTCTCCCGCGGGTCGCAGATCGGATTCGCCGAGATCGAACTCTTCTCCAACGGACGGAATGTGGCGCGCGGAAAACAATTCACGGCCAACTTCGAGCCCAGCACGCGCGAGCGCCGTATCGCGGCGCTGACCGACGGCATGAACCTCTATGGGAAAATTCTTCCGACACGCGACTGGCTCGAAGAACTCGCGCGCCGCCACGACCTCGAAGCCGAGCGGCCCATTATCGCGGAAGAATTGAGCCGGCGCTATGCCCAACAGAAAATCAACCTCCACCGCATGGGGTGGCTAGCCGTGCTGCTGGCGGCGGGCATCGTCTGCGTGGTCGTGGTCGACCGCATGATCCGTCAACGGGCCATCTACCGCACCCGCGAACGCATCGCGGCCGACCTGCACGACGAGCTCGGGGCCAACCTGCATGCCATCGGGCTTCTTGGAGGCATCGCCGAATCATCCGTGGATGAGCGCGACGACCTGATCGAAACCGTCCGCCGCATCCGCGCCCTCACCCAGCGCACCGGGGCCGCAACGCGCCTCTGCACCAACATGCTCGAAGCCAACGGCCTCTGCGAAGATCTCGTCGAAGAGATGAAACGGGCCTCCTACCGCCTGCTGGCCGACCTCGAACACCATATTTCCATCGAGGGCGGCGAGCTGCTCGCCCAGATGAAACCGCGCAGGCGCATCGACCTCTTCCTCTTCTACAAGGAATGCCTGACCAACATTATCCGCCACTCCGGTGCGACCCAGGCCACCACACAACTGACGGTCACGGAAAAGCGGATCAAACTGACGATCTGCGACAACGGCCGGGGCATCGACGATATCAACACGAACAAAATCCCGCCATCGCTGAAACGCCGCGCCCGCCTGCTGGGCGCCCAGGTTTCGGCCGAACGCCTTGAACCGGGCGGAACCTGCATCCATCTGAACCTGAAACGGCGGAACTGGATTCCGTTCCCCAAAAACCATTCCTGA